In Montipora capricornis isolate CH-2021 chromosome 4, ASM3666992v2, whole genome shotgun sequence, a single genomic region encodes these proteins:
- the LOC138046514 gene encoding uncharacterized protein, giving the protein MTELVKAKRKTRGGHKAYVTQILPKAKELVATGHCTPETRPRFTKLKASLEEQLTSLRQLDEEILNGLVSVEGVTDEEIAEEVRTAGDLKGEISATITCLDDLLRPKSSGGHHKEHIQSATVSESPQVSPATSQPNIRVRLPKLEAKRFNGKIEEWQEFWDCYESSIDSNTALSSVDKFTYLRSLLGGAAQKAIAGLALTMANYQVAIDLLKERFGKAIVIERAHINDLLNVSPVYYDKDTVGLRRLYDTLEVHHRGLKALNVESTTYEGIVVPAIIGKLPEGVRLQITRGKNHHKWKMEDLLRELLTELELKEEHCVATRNPNPRDKDKGGRTGIGLNSASALLAKTNDFCAYCKGGHAHQDCMNVKSVEERKHLLRFVGKVALQTAQAVVKGDSKSVRVRVLFDAGSHRSFITSRAAQSAGLPIKGKEWIEISTFGQQTKDCGMRAVYELDVSPLQGGERVKIEAYESPTIAEIRNQHIEIRKGDYPHLQGLWFSDVNRKNKVLGIDLLIGADYLWSFQRGRTIRGEADQPVAVETCLAWALSGPMKGVPDGSQISVSFIGQVMPRHNKELEEGVQKLWDLETLGIREENEVHEALKDGISFNGDFKRLKGQIERLKNDPDVLKAYDAVIKEQAALGIFERVPELETPEKIDYLPHHPVIWKEAKTTKLRVVNDTSSKEGKKGVSLNDCLHVGPALSPLLYEILIRFRERPIALVCDIEKAFLNIEISLRDRDCLRFLWVNNVDSEHVDPVVYRFCRVVFGVNCSPFLLNATLQYHLDTFIEVDPEFVRMMKRSFYVDDLVSGEKTTQDAIQLHDKAQTRLALGGFKLTKWLTNSQELRTKIAQCELRDEPNVNKQIANADESYAKEMLGVKVGTRCEKVLGLSWNCDQDLFVFELTELVKRADGLPVTKRSILKVVAGLYDPLGVTGPVVVSVRVLFQELCANKVDWDDELKDEERKRWIGWLDDLRTAKEISVPRCVYHMCQCPVNCSLHGFADASIKAYCAVVYFVCEAYGAVHVTLLTSKTRVEIDNS; this is encoded by the exons ATGACAGAGCTTGTAAAAGCAAAGCGAAAGACGAGAGGTGGACATAAGGCCTATGTGACACAGATTCTTCCCAAAGCAAAGGAGCTTGTTGCAACTGGACATTGTACACCAGAAACACGACCAAGATTTACGAAATTGAAGGCAAGTCTAGAGGAACAGTTAACCAGCCTTCGACAGCTAGATGAAGAGATTTTGAATGGCCTCGTGAGCGTGGAGGGTGTAACCGACGAAGAAATAGCCGAAGAAGTTCGTACCGCTGGTGATCTGAAAGGAGAAATCAGCGCAACAATTACTTGCTTGGATGACCTTCTTAGGCCTAAATCGTCTGGCGGTCATCATAAAGAGCACATACAGAGCGCGACTGTTAGTGAAAGTCCACAAGTTAGTCCAGCCACTTCTCAACCTAATATACGTGTCAGGCTTCCAAAATTAGAGGCAAAGCGGTTTAATGGCAAAATCGAGGAGTGGCAAGAGTTCTGGGACTGCTATGAAAGTTCCATCGACTCGAATACAGCCCTTTCGAGTGTCGATAAATTTACGTATCTTCGCAGTCTCTTAGGTGGAGCCGCACAAAAAGCCATTGCTGGACTTGCCCTTACAATGGCAAATTATCAAGTCGCCATTGACTTATTGAAGGAAAGATTCGGGAAGGCTATTGTGATTGAAAGAGCGCACATAAACGATCTCTTGAACGTAAGCCCAGTATACTACGACAAGGACACAGTAGGCCTTCGAAGACTCTATGACACATTAGAAGTCCATCATCGAGGACTGAAGGCCCTAAATGTGGAATCTACTACTTACGAAGGAATTGTTGTGCCTGCCATTATTGGCAAGCTACCGGAAGGGGTGCGATTGCAGATCACGCGAGGAAAGAACCATCACAAATGGAAAATGGAGGATCTGTTAAGGGAACTTTTGACTGAACTTGAATTGAAGGAAGAACATTGTGTCGCAACTAGGAATCCCAATCCACGGGATAAGGACAAGGGAGGACGAACAGGCATAGGATTGAACTCTGCAAGCGCCTTACTGGCGAAAACGAACGATTTTTGTGCGTATTGTAAGGGTGGGCATGCCCACCAAGACTGTATGAATGTGAAATCTGTAGAGGAGAGAAAACATCTTTTAC GGTTCGTGGGGAAAGTTGCCTTGCAAACCGCGCAAGCTGTCGTTAAGGGTGATAGTAAGAGCGTAAGAGTGCGAGTGTTATTTGACGCAGGTAGCCACCGTTCCTTTATTACATCCCGAGCGGCCCAATCGGCGGGGCTACCGATAAAAGGCAAGGAATGGATCGAAATAAGCACGTTTGGCCAGCAAACGAAGGATTGTGGGATGAGAGCAGTATACGAGTTGGACGTGTCTCCTCTGCAGGGAGGGGAGAGAGTCAAAATCGAAGCGTATGAGTCCCCTACTATAGCGGAAATTAGAAATCAACATATCGAAATCAGGAAAGGCGATTATCCTCATTTGCAGGGCCTCTGGTTTTCGGACGTGAATCGTAAAAACAAAGTTCTGGGCATTGATTTACTGATCGGGGCGGATTACCTTTGGTCATTTCAAAGGGGAAGAACCATACGGGGGGAGGCTGATCAGCCAGTTGCCGTGGAAACGTGTCTGGCATGGGCGTTGTCAGGCCCAATGAAGGGGGTCCCCGATGGTTCGCAAATCAGTGTTAGTTTCATCGGGCAAGTAATGCCAAGACATAACAAAGAATTAGAGGAGGGCGTGCAAAAATTGTGGGATCTAGAAACCCTTGGCATTAGAGAAGAAAACGAGGTTCACGAGGCTTTAAAGGACGGCATTTCGTTCAATGGAGA TTTCAAACGCCTGAAGGGACAGATTGAAAGGTTGAAAAATGACCCCGATGTTTTGAAAGCCTATGACGCTGTCATCAAAGAGCAAGCCGCACTTGGCATTTTCGAAAGAGTTCCAGAACTAGAAACGCCAGAAAAGATCGATTACCTGCCACATCACCCAGTTATTTGGAAAGAAGCCAAAACCACAAAACTAAGAGTGGTAAATGACACGTCTTCAAAGGAAGGGAAAAAGGGAGTTTCACTGAACGATTGTTTACACGTAGGCCCCGCTTTGTCGCCATTGTTATATGAGATCCTAATCCGATTTAGAGAGAGACCCATTGCATTGGTGTGTGATATTGAGAAGGCTTTTCTCAATATTGAAATCAGTTTACGTGACCGTGATTGTTTGCGATTTTTGTGGGTAAACAATGTTGACAGTGAACATGTAGACCCGGTGGTGTACAGGTTCTGTCGCGTTGTGTTCGGGGTAAATTGTTCTCCCTTTCTCCTTAATGCTACATTGCAGTATCATTTGGACACGTTTATCGAAGTTGACCCAGAGTTCGTGCGAATGATGAAAAGAAGCTTTTACGTGGACGATCTCGTGTCCGGAGAGAAGACCACCCAAGATGCCATCCAATTGCATGACAAAGCACAAACAAGATTAGCACTTGGAGGTTTCAAATTGACGAAATGGCTGACTAATAGTCAAGAGTTGAGAACAAAAATAGCACAGTGTGAATTGCGTGACGAACCAAACGTAAACAAGCAGATTGCAAACGCCGACGAAAGTTATGCGAAAGAAATGCTCGGGGTAAAAGTGGGAACGAGATGTGAAAAGGTGCTGGGGCTGTCATGGAATTGCGATCAAGATTTATTCGTTTTTGAATTGACCGAATTAGTGAAAAGGGCAGACGGGTTGCCTGTGACGAAACGGAGCATTTTGAAAGTTGTGGCTGGGTTGTATGATCCGCTGGGAGTAACTGGCCCTGTAGTTGTGAGTGTTAGGGTGCTGTTTCAAGAGTTGTGTGCAAATAAAGTTGACTGGGATGACGAGTTAAAGGATGAGGAGAGGAAACGTTGGATCGGGTGGTTGGACGATCTAAGAACCGCAAAGGAGATCTCTGTACCCAGATGTGTGTATCACATGTGTCAATGTCCCGTCAACTGTTCCCTGCATGGGTTTGCTGACGCCAGTATCAAGGCATATTGTGCCGTGGTTTATTTCGTGTGTGAGGCCTATGGTGCTGTCCATGTGACACTGCTGACCTCTAAGACCAGAGTTGAAATTGACAATTCCTAG
- the LOC138046517 gene encoding uncharacterized protein, producing MVWEIHRNPAMHGFFREHFRMSFDSLQALCRILSPFMAKRNTRFRAAVPIEKRVAIGLWRLGTGESYRSTSITFGVGKCTALNIVHDFIRALFHVREDYISFPTNGRELGNVMNKFELKYGLPQVAGVIDGSHVKIKQCYSIVLQGVTDSECKFLDASAGYPGSVHDARIFRRSDLFRQISTGDIMGGTRVINNVNVRPYLIGDTAYPLRPYLMTAYHSGHLTK from the coding sequence ATGGTTTGGGAAATCCATAGGAATCCTGCCATGCACGGCTTTTTCAGAGAGCACTTTAGAATGAGCTTCGATTCCCTTCAAGCCCTTTGTCGCATTCTGTCGCCATTTATGGCAAAAAGAAACACTCGCTTCCGTGCAGCGGTACCGATAGAGAAGCGTGTGGCAATTGGACTGTGGCGTCTAGGAACTGGAGAAAGTTATCGCTCTACATCTATTACGTTTGGTGTAGGAAAATGCACTGCGCTTAACATTGTTCACGATTTCATTCGTGCTCTGTTTCACGTCAGAGAAGATTACATCTCTTTTCCGACCAATGGAAGGGAATTAGGAAACGTAATgaacaaatttgaattaaaatatGGCTTACCTCAGGTCGCAGGCGTTATTGATGGGAGCCACGTAAAAATTAAGCAATGTTATTCAATTGTTCTACAGGGAGTAACTGACTCAGAGTGCAAGTTTTTAGACGCTAGTGCGGGGTACCCTGGAAGTGTTCATGATGCGAGGATTTTTCGTCGAAGCGATCTTTTCAGGCAAATTTCTACGGGTGATATAATGGGAGGGACTAGGGTCATCAACAATGTAAACGTAAGGCCGTATTTGATTGGGGACACTGCCTACCCCCTACGTCCTTACCTCATGACGGCCTACCACAGCGGACACTTAACCAAATAG
- the LOC138046515 gene encoding uncharacterized protein gives MSGRILARLMDTVKNALKEEVHITGTCQWLDSKTALWWINNKGEWKQFVRQRVNEILRLTRKEDWAHCPGEQNPADVGSRGERASKLKENELWWKGPYWLSGPQNAWPVSKICETSESTEEEKKVIVTLTNVEAKGEISNVIDIKRFSRLGKLLRVTVWVRRFLHNLRTAKIDAKGRVCELQGQEIVDAQRWKIAKFGFGTRGTASIVIPRDHHFTRLVIEECNRTVLHTGVRSTVGELRSRFWIPKGRQLVKVLRECVTCKRQQGKPFASPLEAALPDFRVREAIPFCKVGGDFAGPLFVKSPTGEMVKSYIALFTCCVTRAVHLDLVTDLSASTFVQCLRRFAARRGTPSLIISDNAKTFKAAEKWLRRLHDDQEVREHLESNRIDWRFNLERAPWWGGFYERLIGTAKRCLRKVFGNARLNSDEILTVLMELEATLNLRPLTYEYDEIGAEMLTPSHLIYGRRLLNLPELRNDLEESETSLLRRFRYLARMRTHFWNRWRKEYLTDLREHHRSKKESHVKVNISDVFLFWCMRTM, from the exons ATGTCGGGCAGAATATTAGCAAGACTCATGGATACGGTGAAGAATGCGCTTAAAGAGGAAGTGCACATCACAGGCACGTGCCAGTGGCTAGATAGCAAGACAGCGCTTTGGTGGATCAACAACAAGGGTGAGTGGAAGCAGTTTGTTCGCCAGCGTGTTAACGAAATCTTGAGGTTGACGCGGAAGGAAGATTGGGCGCACTGCCCAGGAGAGCAAAATCCAGCAGACGTAGGATCAAGAGGGGAGCGAGCTTCAAAGTTAAAGGAAAATGAATTGTGGTGGAAAGGTCCATATTGGTTGTCCGGACCACAGAATGCTTGGCCAGTGTCAAAGATATGCGAAACTTCGGAAAGcacagaagaagaaaagaaagtgaTTGTAACATTGACTAACGTAGAAGCGAAAGGCGAAATCTCGAATGTGATTGACATCAAGAGGTTTAGTCGGCTGGGCAAGCTGCTAAGAGTTACTGTGTGGGTGAGACGATTTCTGCACAATCTGCGGACAGCAAAAATTGACGCAAAAGGAAGAGTTTGTGAGTTACAAGGGCAAGAAATTGTGGATGCACAGCGA TGGAAGATTGCAAAATTCGGATTTGGAACCCGAGGCACAGCATCCATTGTAATTCCGAGGGATCACCACTTTACTAGACTTGTCATCGAAGAATGCAACAGAACAGTGCTTCACACTGGAGTCCGGTCAACTGTTGGGGAACTGAGGTCGCGATTTTGGATTCCAAAGGGTAGACAACTTGTTAAGGTTTTACGAGAATGCGTGACCTGTAAAAGGCAACAGGGAAAACCCTTCGCATCTCCCCTGGAGGCTGCACTTCCAGACTTCAGAGTTAGGGAGGCCATACCCTTCTGTAAGGTAGGTGGAGATTTTGCTGGTCCCTTGTTTGTAAAGTCGCCCACGGGAGAAATGGTGAAGTCTTACATTGCCTTGTTCACATGTTGTGTGACACGAGCCGTTCATCTCGACCTCGTGACAGACCTGAGTGCAAGTACTTTTGTTCAATGCCTGCGTAGATTCGCAGCACGGAGAGGAACCCCGTCGTTGATAATTTCCGACAACGCCAAGACCTTTAAAGCAGCAGAGAAGTGGTTAAGGCGACTGCATGATGATCAAGAGGTACGAGAGCATTTAGAGAGTAACCGAATCGACTGGAGGTTCAATTTAGAGCGGGCACCCTGGTGGGGTGGATTTTACGAGCGCTTGATTGGCACAGCGAAACGTTGTCTTCGAAAGGTTTTCGGTAACGCAAGACTCAATTCAGACGAAATTCTTACTGTTTTGATGGAACTAGAAGCGACCCTAAATCTGCGTCCTCTAACGTATGAGTACGATGAAATTGGAGCGGAAATGCTCACTCCATCACACCTTATCTATGGACGTCGATTGCTGAATCTGCCAGAGCTGAGAAACGATCTTGAAGAAAGTGAAACGAGTTTACTTAGGAGATTTAGATACCTAGCCAGAATGAGGACTCATTTTTGGAATCGATGGAGAAAGGAGTATCTGACGGATTTGAGAGAACATCACCGAAGTAAGAAAGAAAGTCACGTCAAGGTGAACATCagtgatgtttttttgttttggtgcaTGAGGACAATGTGA